GACTGCCGCAACGATGAGGATGCCCGCGAGCGCCCACAGCATCCATCTCGGCGATAGATCGAGCAGCACGCGCGCCTCGGCTTCCTGGCCTCTCCAGGCTTGGAGCGCTTGCTCGCGAAAGATCTCGTATTTCCGGACCGGGGATTCCGGAGGATCATGAGGCGGCATGGGGCATCCCTTGTTGAAACCCGATCCGTGTGGGGGTGCGGGATGGGAACGCGTCTCCATGATAAGTCCCTGTCGGACACAGGTCCAGTGGGTCCGTGCCGCCATCACGCTACCTGTGCTCAAAACGGATTTCGCCCGTGTCACGGAGGACTGCTGAGCAGCAGGAAGAGAGCAGCGTCTGTTCGGCAACTTCGTAACGCAATCATCCCGAATGGGTGTCCCGGAAGCGCTCGGGCCACCTACGTCAAGCATTGCGCCCACGCTTGACGCCGTTCCCAGGCCAACCTATCGTCGCAGGGGTCTCCGTCAGGAGATCCCAGCCCTCTGGAGCCACACTTCATGCGCGACCCTGAGATGGCCACGACCGTAGCGTGGAAGCCAATCCTCGCCGGCGAGGCGGCCGCCAACGCCGAAAAGTCGGTCCTCGAGATCGCTGAGGGATTCCGCGAAGAAGCATGGTCTCCCGAGCGCGTCCTCCACAGTCTGTCCGGAGGGAGCTCCGGACTCGCGATTTTCTATCACGAGCTCGCCCAGCGCTGGCCCGAGTCCGGCTTCGACGCGCTCCGCGACCGCTATTGGAACGCCGCAATCGATAGTCTCGCCAACTCGCAGTATCCCATACCCAATCTCTACAGCGGATTCACGGGAGTGGGCTGGGCCACGGCGTTTCTCTCACCGGAGGATCCGGCGGAGACCGGCGCTGATGACGCCCACGAGGAGCTGGAAGAAGCGCTCCTCGAAAGCCTGAAGTCCGTCAGGGATCCGGCGGACTACGACCTGATCAACGGCCCCTCGGGGTGGGGGCTCTACGCCCTGGAACGCTGGCCGCACCCTCGCGCGATCCGGGCGCTGGAGCTCACCGTCGACTTCTTCGAACAGCGCGCGGAGCGGGTTTCCGAAGGGATCCGCTGGCACACCGCACCCCAGCTCCTTCCTGAGTGGCAGCGAGAGCAATCACCGAATGGCTACTACAACATGGGGCTATCGCATGGAATGCCCGGAGTGTGGGTGCTGCTCGCGCACACATTCGTCCGTGGGATCCGGCCTCGTGCCTCCCAAGAGCTTCTCGAGGGCTCTGTACGATGGGGTCTCGCCCAGAAATGGTCTGGAGACAACCCCACAGCGTTTCCAAGCATGGTGAACGAAGAGCCGGCGACACCGCCCGCTGTGAGACTCGCGTGGTGTTATGGAGATCTCGGAGTCGCATCGGCCCTCCACCTGGCCGGCCAGCTCACGCAGCGCGCCGACTGGATGGAGGAGGCTGTCTCCATCGTCCGACGCGCCAGCACGCTCACGCATGAAGTGAGTCGGAACGTCGACTGCGGTCTCTGCCACGGAACGGCTGGGGTGGCGCACGTCTTCAATCGCTTCTACCACGCCACGGGTGAGGAAGCCTTCGCGAAGGCGGCGGCCTACTGGATCGGAGTCACCCTGGACATGAGGGTGGATGGTATCGGCCCCGGCCGGTATGCCGCCTGGAGGCACGAGCCCACCCCGG
The sequence above is a segment of the Candidatus Eisenbacteria bacterium genome. Coding sequences within it:
- a CDS encoding lanthionine synthetase C family protein; amino-acid sequence: MRDPEMATTVAWKPILAGEAAANAEKSVLEIAEGFREEAWSPERVLHSLSGGSSGLAIFYHELAQRWPESGFDALRDRYWNAAIDSLANSQYPIPNLYSGFTGVGWATAFLSPEDPAETGADDAHEELEEALLESLKSVRDPADYDLINGPSGWGLYALERWPHPRAIRALELTVDFFEQRAERVSEGIRWHTAPQLLPEWQREQSPNGYYNMGLSHGMPGVWVLLAHTFVRGIRPRASQELLEGSVRWGLAQKWSGDNPTAFPSMVNEEPATPPAVRLAWCYGDLGVASALHLAGQLTQRADWMEEAVSIVRRASTLTHEVSRNVDCGLCHGTAGVAHVFNRFYHATGEEAFAKAAAYWIGVTLDMRVDGIGPGRYAAWRHEPTPGWHAMAGLLEGSSGIGLALLTAIGRREPSWDRFLYISSVPMANR